The proteins below come from a single uncultured Carboxylicivirga sp. genomic window:
- a CDS encoding methyl-accepting chemotaxis protein: MKFALIIIVNSLCVSVQASVSNELDELKGQHSVVINSVEDYQDTIENNALKGKRDFSFVIFIVVMVIVIIGIYFLMINRKTKLKLKVKGQVLSISVSILLFLLIVGIGSWFYMRKIGQELTSISHKDMPLTKIVTAIEIHQYEQALTIERILKYSYDQQRDFSSEIQSMEQKFNKLAITANEELKKAEKLCVNAIKDENDKLVLAEFNRVLEILKSIENEHSHFNKEANQLFQYISEQKIEEIYAIEKTLEKEERDLDNELTNLINEIELFTAKAVSKAEEHEKNAISIMSVLFLMAILIGTFLSINMSSRISNTVKQVLFVSQKVKDGDLTLDINVDDSNKDELTELSFSFKQLVHSLHGIVHEIIYGAENITIASERMSSMSQQVSSGASEQASSTEEISSSMEEMSSIIEQNSANASHTEDISRKTSDSMSLLDVKAKENEKAVNIISEKIAIINEIAIQTNILALNAAVEAARAGEHGKGFAVVAAEVRKLAENSKVAANEIIEYAKQMKEASDATGMMINEINPEIHHSFDLILEISAGSKEQKTGSNEINSALQILNQVTQENAASSEDMASNAEELASQAEQLRELVSFFKIKVAG; the protein is encoded by the coding sequence ATGAAATTTGCTTTGATAATAATAGTAAATTCTTTATGTGTTAGCGTTCAGGCGTCTGTAAGTAATGAATTAGATGAATTAAAGGGACAACATTCTGTAGTCATTAATTCAGTTGAAGATTATCAAGATACTATTGAGAATAATGCTTTAAAAGGTAAGAGAGATTTTTCCTTTGTTATTTTTATTGTTGTTATGGTAATCGTTATCATTGGAATCTATTTTCTAATGATTAATCGTAAGACCAAACTTAAATTAAAAGTTAAAGGTCAAGTCTTATCCATTTCTGTTTCAATATTATTATTTCTATTAATTGTTGGAATAGGATCTTGGTTCTATATGAGAAAGATCGGACAGGAATTAACATCTATTTCTCATAAAGATATGCCACTTACAAAAATAGTTACAGCAATTGAAATTCATCAATATGAGCAAGCCTTAACTATTGAGCGTATACTGAAATATTCATATGATCAGCAGCGTGATTTCAGTTCTGAGATACAGTCGATGGAACAAAAGTTTAACAAATTGGCTATAACAGCTAATGAAGAGTTAAAAAAAGCAGAGAAGTTGTGCGTCAATGCTATCAAAGATGAAAACGACAAATTGGTTTTAGCGGAATTTAATCGTGTTTTAGAGATCTTGAAATCAATTGAAAATGAACATAGTCATTTTAATAAAGAAGCCAATCAATTATTTCAATATATTTCGGAACAAAAGATTGAGGAGATTTATGCGATAGAAAAGACACTAGAGAAAGAAGAGCGTGATTTAGATAATGAGTTAACGAATCTGATCAACGAGATAGAATTATTTACAGCGAAGGCCGTAAGTAAAGCCGAAGAGCATGAAAAGAATGCTATTTCGATTATGTCTGTCTTATTTCTGATGGCTATTCTTATTGGCACATTTTTATCAATTAACATGTCATCTCGCATATCTAATACTGTTAAGCAAGTGTTATTTGTAAGTCAGAAAGTAAAAGACGGCGATCTTACATTGGATATTAATGTAGATGATAGTAATAAAGATGAGTTAACAGAATTATCTTTCTCTTTTAAGCAATTGGTTCATTCATTACACGGTATTGTTCATGAAATTATATATGGCGCCGAAAATATCACCATTGCAAGTGAAAGAATGAGTTCTATGTCGCAACAGGTAAGTAGTGGGGCATCTGAACAAGCATCTTCAACCGAAGAAATCTCTTCATCAATGGAGGAGATGTCATCAATTATTGAGCAAAATTCAGCCAATGCATCGCATACTGAGGATATTTCAAGAAAAACATCCGATAGTATGTCGTTATTAGATGTCAAAGCCAAAGAAAATGAAAAAGCAGTAAATATCATTTCAGAAAAAATTGCCATTATAAATGAGATTGCTATTCAAACAAATATTTTGGCGTTAAATGCTGCGGTTGAAGCAGCTCGAGCAGGCGAACACGGTAAGGGATTTGCTGTTGTTGCGGCTGAAGTAAGGAAACTGGCTGAAAATAGTAAAGTGGCTGCTAACGAAATAATTGAGTACGCCAAACAAATGAAAGAAGCATCTGATGCAACAGGAATGATGATCAATGAAATTAATCCTGAGATACATCATTCGTTTGATCTTATTTTAGAGATATCAGCAGGTAGTAAAGAGCAGAAAACAGGAAGTAATGAAATTAATTCTGCCTTACAAATTCTGAATCAGGTAACACAAGAAAATGCAGCATCATCGGAAGATATGGCTAGCAATGCCGAGGAATTGGCTAGTCAGGCTGAACAATTAAGAGAGTTGGTTTCATTCTTTAAAATTAAAGTGGCAGGTTAA
- a CDS encoding carbonic anhydrase encodes MGKFKLNRGKKNRIALLLGFCFVLVSVNAQQLSTTEALASLKEGNKRYINGKSSHPHQNQHQRDITWEEGQHPFATIIACSDSRVPVELVFDVGIGDVFSIRVAGNVCDIDEVGSIEYGIAHLGTPVLVILGHSSCGAVTAVTRGDEVHGSIPALVDNITPAVELAKHEHGSEFSEELLNAAIENNVWQSIEDLLTHSPDARDLVKKGDLVIEGAIYDLHTGEVKWLGHHPKEKKLLSSHGSYGGQH; translated from the coding sequence ATGGGGAAATTCAAATTAAACAGGGGGAAAAAAAACCGAATAGCATTGTTATTGGGTTTTTGTTTTGTATTGGTAAGTGTTAATGCTCAACAACTAAGTACAACTGAAGCGCTTGCTTCTTTAAAAGAAGGAAATAAGAGATACATTAATGGTAAAAGTTCTCATCCTCACCAAAACCAACATCAGCGCGATATCACCTGGGAGGAAGGGCAACATCCTTTTGCAACTATTATTGCATGTTCTGATTCCAGAGTACCGGTAGAGTTAGTTTTTGATGTAGGTATTGGAGATGTTTTTTCAATTCGTGTTGCTGGTAATGTTTGTGATATTGATGAAGTAGGTTCTATTGAATATGGAATAGCTCACTTAGGTACACCTGTGCTAGTTATTTTAGGGCATTCGAGTTGTGGAGCTGTAACAGCTGTAACACGTGGTGATGAAGTTCATGGGAGCATACCTGCTTTGGTTGATAATATTACTCCGGCAGTTGAATTGGCAAAGCATGAACATGGATCTGAATTTTCAGAGGAGCTGTTAAACGCAGCTATCGAAAACAATGTATGGCAATCAATCGAAGATCTTCTGACTCATAGCCCTGATGCAAGAGACTTAGTTAAAAAAGGCGATTTGGTGATTGAGGGAGCTATTTATGACTTGCATACAGGTGAAGTTAAATGGCTCGGACATCATCCAAAAGAAAAGAAGCTTTTGAGTTCACATGGGAGTTATGGTGGTCAACACTAA
- a CDS encoding CCE_0567 family metalloprotein yields MSSEEIKQLETEVNKLKFKASMKASELHDLVEDRLLTDFEDLIPFAETTYAACKAWSDKNKELVKLKKI; encoded by the coding sequence ATGAGTTCAGAAGAAATAAAACAATTGGAAACAGAAGTAAATAAGTTGAAATTTAAAGCAAGTATGAAAGCAAGCGAGTTACATGATTTGGTGGAAGATCGTTTACTAACCGACTTTGAAGATTTAATTCCTTTTGCAGAAACTACTTATGCAGCTTGTAAAGCTTGGAGTGATAAAAACAAGGAGTTAGTAAAACTTAAAAAAATATAG
- a CDS encoding zf-HC2 domain-containing protein produces the protein MNCLDEGIIQSYIDGELSDKEMSDVATHISSCKHCLAQLKQQEERKSTLLGLMQNANDKVEVPAFKVPAPVIDLPVRNRRVWMKVSAACVFLILLLTTYQSQKKEQKEIFFYPEWQDQVDANLPITDQNFTITYVESSVQ, from the coding sequence ATGAATTGCTTGGATGAGGGAATAATTCAAAGTTATATCGACGGGGAATTGTCGGATAAAGAGATGAGCGATGTTGCCACGCATATTTCATCCTGTAAACATTGTTTAGCTCAGTTAAAACAACAGGAAGAACGCAAAAGTACCTTGTTGGGTCTAATGCAAAATGCAAACGATAAGGTTGAAGTCCCTGCATTTAAAGTGCCAGCTCCAGTGATTGATTTACCGGTACGAAACCGAAGAGTTTGGATGAAAGTAAGTGCAGCCTGCGTGTTTTTAATTTTGTTGCTTACTACCTATCAGTCCCAGAAAAAAGAACAGAAAGAGATATTCTTTTATCCCGAGTGGCAAGATCAGGTGGATGCTAATCTTCCTATTACCGATCAAAATTTTACAATTACATATGTTGAGAGTTCAGTACAATAA
- a CDS encoding sigma-70 family RNA polymerase sigma factor: protein MTQFETIYQMYYQGLLRAAQQMLSNREEAGDVVHEVFVSLYNRMQSHSAEINNVKSWLYRAVMNKCIDAGRSQKNIQSLEGVSVVTEDINIDDNNYQTKILQTALLSLNEKERMMVVLYSQGLSYKEIAETAEVNFTSVGKTLSRSLKKLETLLKHQKHELLG from the coding sequence TTGACACAGTTCGAAACAATATATCAAATGTATTATCAGGGCTTACTTCGCGCTGCTCAACAAATGTTGAGCAATAGGGAAGAAGCCGGTGATGTGGTACACGAGGTATTTGTTAGTCTGTATAATCGAATGCAGTCACATTCAGCAGAAATCAACAATGTAAAAAGTTGGTTATACCGGGCGGTAATGAATAAATGCATTGATGCAGGGCGTAGTCAAAAGAATATTCAATCTCTTGAAGGAGTATCGGTTGTTACAGAAGATATAAATATTGATGATAACAATTATCAAACTAAAATACTTCAAACGGCCTTGCTGAGTTTGAATGAGAAGGAGCGAATGATGGTGGTTTTATATAGCCAGGGCTTATCATATAAAGAGATTGCTGAAACAGCAGAAGTTAATTTTACTTCGGTGGGTAAAACCCTTTCGCGAAGTTTAAAAAAGTTGGAAACCCTTTTAAAACATCAGAAACATGAATTGCTTGGATGA
- a CDS encoding ATP-binding cassette domain-containing protein: protein MITINNLTVSYRKNKKIISNLNLDLADQMIHGIVGMNGAGKTTLLNTLFGLIKANEGSVIFNNKSINKKDIAYLLTENYFYPNITGSEYLNLIRNDDFDIYQWNQLFSLPLDNIIDTYSTGMKKKLALMGILKQNKAIIILDEPFNGLDIEAGHIIRMVLLRLKEQGKTIIITSHIIETLTNLCDNIHYLEEGCIKYSINKEHFSNFEKEVFEKIENKNSNLINQLLNA from the coding sequence ATGATTACAATTAATAACCTGACCGTATCGTACCGAAAAAACAAAAAGATAATAAGCAATTTGAATCTTGATTTGGCTGACCAAATGATACATGGTATCGTTGGGATGAATGGTGCCGGAAAAACCACACTTTTAAATACTTTGTTTGGGCTGATAAAAGCAAATGAAGGCTCTGTAATTTTTAATAATAAGTCTATTAACAAAAAAGACATAGCTTACCTTTTAACGGAGAACTATTTTTATCCGAACATTACCGGAAGTGAATATTTAAATCTTATCAGGAATGATGATTTTGATATTTATCAATGGAATCAACTTTTTTCTCTTCCACTTGACAATATTATAGACACTTACTCAACCGGAATGAAAAAGAAACTGGCTTTGATGGGTATTTTAAAGCAAAACAAAGCTATAATCATACTGGATGAGCCATTTAACGGCCTTGATATTGAAGCTGGACACATTATTCGAATGGTATTGCTGCGATTAAAAGAACAGGGTAAAACCATTATAATTACTTCGCATATTATCGAAACCCTTACCAATTTATGCGATAACATTCATTACCTCGAAGAGGGTTGTATTAAATACAGTATTAATAAAGAGCACTTTTCTAATTTTGAAAAAGAAGTATTCGAGAAAATTGAAAATAAGAATAGTAACCTCATAAATCAATTATTGAATGCCTAA
- a CDS encoding amidohydrolase family protein — protein sequence MIYNSHIHTFKESDIPRRFLPLGLVRILATKAGFRVVSKLMNNINPFSDEDTFDRYIRFVEIGRMPSQQAIFERCAQFYPEGTKFAILPMDMAFMGAGKVPRDYKDQLVELAELTKIYPQIIPFIHVDPRRKNILDLLKQSIEEWNFKGVKIYPPLGYFPYDEGMYPVYEYCQQHQLPIITHCSPFNPVRFKGKKKELVKLLSKSKTPIDTKGKKAKELCAHFTHPKNWEYVMNDFPDLKISLAHFGSAYYWEEFLDHPGNPDNWFTLIREMLPKYKNLYSDISFTLNEKRFFPVLKILLGDESIREKILFGSDYYMVQTETTERNFSIDLRGYLGEKHYKQIAEINPKEFFNQ from the coding sequence ATGATATACAACTCACACATTCACACATTTAAAGAGAGCGATATCCCCCGTCGTTTCCTGCCATTAGGGTTAGTACGAATTTTAGCTACCAAAGCCGGCTTTAGAGTGGTTTCAAAGCTAATGAACAACATTAACCCGTTTTCGGATGAAGATACTTTCGATCGTTATATCCGATTTGTAGAAATTGGTCGTATGCCTTCGCAGCAAGCTATTTTTGAACGCTGTGCACAGTTCTATCCCGAGGGTACAAAGTTTGCAATTTTACCCATGGATATGGCCTTTATGGGTGCGGGTAAAGTGCCACGTGATTATAAAGATCAATTAGTGGAACTGGCCGAATTGACAAAGATATATCCTCAAATCATACCCTTTATTCATGTTGATCCAAGGCGTAAAAACATTCTGGATTTATTGAAGCAAAGTATTGAAGAGTGGAATTTTAAAGGCGTTAAAATATATCCGCCACTTGGTTATTTTCCTTACGACGAGGGTATGTATCCGGTTTATGAGTATTGCCAGCAACATCAATTGCCTATTATAACCCATTGCAGTCCGTTTAACCCGGTTCGTTTCAAAGGCAAGAAAAAGGAATTGGTTAAACTATTATCAAAATCAAAGACACCCATTGATACAAAAGGTAAGAAAGCCAAAGAACTGTGCGCTCATTTTACGCATCCTAAAAACTGGGAGTATGTTATGAATGACTTCCCAGATTTAAAGATAAGTCTGGCACACTTTGGCTCAGCATACTATTGGGAAGAGTTTTTAGATCATCCGGGCAATCCCGATAATTGGTTCACCCTTATTAGAGAGATGCTGCCCAAATATAAAAATCTATATTCCGATATTTCGTTTACCTTAAATGAAAAGAGATTCTTTCCGGTACTAAAAATTTTATTGGGCGATGAATCTATCAGAGAGAAGATTCTATTTGGATCAGATTATTATATGGTTCAAACAGAAACAACCGAAAGAAACTTCAGCATTGATTTAAGAGGATATTTAGGTGAAAAACATTATAAACAAATTGCCGAAATCAATCCAAAAGAATTTTTCAATCAATAA
- a CDS encoding DPP IV N-terminal domain-containing protein: protein MHVKDRYLIGLMSIIITCGNIFAQTNDASLLTLDRIYNSGEFRMDYLQPIQWNDDGNSYVRVENNQQGLQELVRYNTANSKREVIINNEDLIPDGRSKSVYVESFSFSPDKSKVLIFTNSSRVWRANTKGDYWVYDFKTKALEQIGKSFPSSSLMFAKFSADQSKIAFVQDFNLYVEDLHSREVSALTHDKEEGIINGTFDWVYEEEFGDRDGFKWSPKGDQIAFWHLDASNTGTFYMINNTDSIYSKPIPIKYPKVGQDPSACKVGICGVSDKKVTWIPLEGSEIQNYIPAMQWINNDELLIQQLNRHQNKLIVWLYNKNSGNLKKVYTETEDTWVDIQYPDVSSNNWGKNDLMLVDANKSFLRLSETDGWRHIYKVNIKTGEKTLLTPGEYDVASMLITTPTEVYFHASPDNSAQRYLYKIDLKGSGKLIRVTPKDISGVNIYNISPNGKYAIFNHQSAMQATQTSIVSLPKHKILNTLVSNDAFAKKLASLQLPEVEFFTVTTEEGIDVDGRMIKPVNFDPNHKYPVLFHVYGEPWGQVGSDTWIGMWNIFLAQQGYVVIDMDNRGTPCLKGSEWRKCIYRNVGITNTRDQALAAKEVLKKMTFIDPDRTAVWGWSGGGSMTLNLMFQYPDIYKTGMAVAAVSNQLIYDNIYQERYMGLPQENMDDFVKGSPITYAKNLEGNLLVVHGTGDDNVHYQSMEMLVNELILNNKQFQMMAYPNRSHGIYEGQNTRRHLYTLLTNYLMIHVPANK, encoded by the coding sequence ATGCATGTAAAAGATAGATATCTTATTGGTTTGATGAGTATAATAATAACTTGTGGAAACATATTTGCTCAAACAAACGATGCTTCACTACTGACTTTGGATCGGATTTACAATTCCGGAGAATTTAGGATGGATTATTTACAACCTATTCAATGGAATGATGATGGTAATTCCTATGTAAGAGTAGAAAATAATCAGCAAGGTCTTCAGGAATTGGTAAGATATAATACGGCCAACTCAAAAAGAGAGGTTATCATTAATAATGAAGATTTGATACCTGACGGAAGGAGCAAATCGGTTTATGTAGAATCGTTTTCTTTTTCACCTGATAAATCAAAAGTCTTGATTTTTACAAATTCTTCGAGGGTATGGAGGGCCAATACTAAAGGTGATTATTGGGTATATGATTTCAAAACTAAAGCATTAGAACAAATCGGTAAATCATTTCCTTCCAGTAGCCTGATGTTCGCAAAGTTTTCGGCCGATCAAAGCAAGATAGCTTTTGTTCAGGATTTCAATCTTTATGTAGAAGATTTACATTCGCGTGAGGTGAGTGCTCTAACCCATGATAAGGAAGAAGGCATTATTAACGGTACTTTTGATTGGGTGTATGAAGAGGAGTTTGGTGATCGTGATGGTTTTAAATGGAGTCCCAAGGGCGATCAAATTGCCTTTTGGCATTTAGATGCTTCTAACACCGGTACCTTTTATATGATCAATAATACCGATTCAATTTATTCAAAGCCCATTCCTATTAAGTATCCTAAAGTAGGACAAGATCCGTCAGCTTGTAAAGTAGGTATTTGTGGTGTGTCCGATAAGAAAGTTACCTGGATTCCTCTGGAAGGTTCTGAAATCCAAAATTATATTCCGGCTATGCAATGGATTAATAATGATGAGTTATTGATTCAACAATTAAACCGTCATCAGAATAAACTGATTGTATGGCTTTATAATAAAAACTCAGGTAATCTTAAAAAAGTGTATACCGAAACCGAAGATACCTGGGTTGATATTCAATATCCGGATGTTTCGTCTAATAATTGGGGCAAGAATGATTTAATGTTAGTTGATGCAAACAAAAGTTTCTTACGATTATCGGAAACTGATGGCTGGCGACATATCTATAAGGTAAATATTAAAACAGGCGAAAAAACATTGTTAACACCAGGTGAGTATGATGTAGCATCTATGCTGATAACAACACCTACAGAGGTTTATTTTCATGCGTCGCCCGATAATAGTGCACAGCGTTATTTGTATAAAATTGATTTAAAAGGAAGTGGTAAACTAATTAGAGTTACTCCTAAAGATATAAGTGGAGTAAATATCTATAATATCTCACCAAACGGTAAATATGCCATCTTTAATCATCAATCGGCAATGCAAGCTACACAAACTAGTATTGTTTCTTTGCCAAAGCATAAAATTTTAAACACTTTGGTGAGTAATGATGCGTTTGCAAAGAAATTGGCTTCATTGCAATTACCCGAAGTAGAATTCTTTACCGTTACAACCGAAGAGGGAATAGATGTGGATGGTCGCATGATCAAGCCTGTTAACTTTGATCCAAATCACAAATATCCTGTGTTATTTCATGTTTATGGTGAGCCTTGGGGACAGGTTGGAAGCGATACCTGGATTGGAATGTGGAATATATTTCTGGCACAACAAGGCTATGTGGTGATTGATATGGACAATAGAGGTACTCCTTGTTTAAAAGGAAGTGAATGGCGTAAGTGTATTTATCGCAATGTGGGTATTACCAATACACGCGATCAGGCTTTGGCTGCTAAAGAGGTATTAAAGAAAATGACTTTTATTGATCCCGACAGAACTGCCGTTTGGGGTTGGAGTGGAGGTGGGTCAATGACCTTAAACCTAATGTTTCAATATCCCGATATATATAAAACAGGTATGGCTGTTGCAGCAGTATCCAATCAATTAATATATGATAATATCTATCAGGAGCGTTATATGGGCTTGCCGCAAGAAAATATGGATGATTTTGTCAAAGGTTCTCCAATTACCTATGCTAAAAATCTGGAAGGTAATTTATTAGTGGTTCATGGTACAGGCGACGACAATGTGCATTATCAGAGTATGGAAATGTTGGTGAATGAATTGATTTTAAATAATAAGCAATTTCAAATGATGGCTTATCCAAATCGTTCGCATGGTATTTATGAAGGACAAAATACCCGTAGGCATTTATATACCTTATTAACGAATTATTTAATGATTCATGTTCCGGCTAATAAATAA
- a CDS encoding glycine betaine ABC transporter substrate-binding protein, translating into MKSKLILFIAMAVIFASCNTAKKDDQKKITMAYVDGWAEGVAMTYVTQEFFKSKGYTVDVKKAAVDLVFASLSNGDTDVFMDTWLPVTHKEKVAKFKGKIESLGVNYTNARIGLVVPKYVDINSIEELNANADKFDGKIIGIEKGAGLTAKTDVAVGEYGLTLDHINSSSVAMLTELSKAYKANKWIVVAGWAPHWKFGRMDLKFLDDPKGVYGSTERIETYARKGFKEEDTFAGKYFANFKLDDAQMSGLLAKMEEGTDKEAVAKQWIADNADFLEGLVK; encoded by the coding sequence ATGAAAAGTAAATTAATTCTATTTATTGCAATGGCTGTTATTTTTGCTTCGTGTAATACAGCAAAAAAAGACGACCAGAAAAAAATTACAATGGCCTATGTTGATGGATGGGCTGAAGGAGTTGCGATGACTTATGTTACTCAGGAATTTTTTAAAAGTAAAGGGTATACTGTTGATGTTAAAAAAGCTGCTGTTGATTTAGTTTTTGCGTCATTATCAAATGGTGATACAGATGTATTTATGGATACTTGGTTACCTGTAACGCATAAAGAAAAAGTAGCTAAATTTAAAGGTAAAATCGAATCATTAGGAGTGAATTATACCAATGCTCGCATTGGTTTAGTGGTTCCTAAATATGTTGATATTAACTCAATTGAAGAACTTAATGCTAATGCTGATAAATTCGATGGTAAAATTATTGGTATTGAAAAAGGAGCTGGTTTAACAGCCAAAACAGATGTGGCTGTTGGAGAATATGGTTTAACATTAGATCATATTAATTCATCTAGTGTTGCCATGTTAACAGAGCTATCAAAAGCTTATAAAGCAAACAAATGGATTGTAGTGGCCGGATGGGCTCCTCACTGGAAATTTGGTCGTATGGATCTTAAATTTTTAGATGATCCTAAAGGTGTATATGGAAGCACTGAGCGTATTGAAACATATGCGCGTAAAGGCTTTAAAGAAGAAGATACTTTTGCTGGAAAGTATTTTGCAAATTTCAAGTTAGACGATGCTCAAATGTCAGGTTTGCTTGCTAAAATGGAAGAAGGTACCGATAAAGAGGCGGTTGCTAAACAATGGATTGCCGATAATGCAGATTTTTTAGAGGGATTAGTAAAATAA
- a CDS encoding proline/glycine betaine ABC transporter permease — MEKIIDIGKYVEHLVNWLTENLAFVFDIIKNVGNGAIEGFESVLLFLPFYVIIALLAILAFFKVGKGGAIFTALGLLLIYLMGFWVETMQTLALIVVSTVIALVQAIPLGIWAAKNKVVNKVLKPVLDLMQTMPAFVYLIPAVLFFSIGKLPGAFATVIFAMPPAVRLTTLGIQQVPQDIVEAARAFGATNRQILQKVELPLALNTILAGVNQTIMMALSMVVIAGMIAAGGLGEKVLEGINNLDIGLGFESGLAVVILAIILDRITQALGQKKK, encoded by the coding sequence ATGGAAAAGATAATTGATATAGGTAAATATGTTGAGCATCTTGTTAATTGGTTAACAGAGAATCTTGCTTTCGTATTTGATATTATAAAAAACGTTGGTAATGGAGCCATAGAAGGTTTTGAGAGCGTACTGCTTTTTTTACCTTTCTATGTTATAATTGCTCTATTAGCGATTCTGGCTTTCTTTAAAGTTGGAAAGGGAGGAGCAATTTTTACTGCATTAGGCCTCCTTTTGATTTATTTAATGGGCTTTTGGGTAGAAACTATGCAAACTTTAGCGCTAATTGTTGTTTCTACTGTAATTGCTTTGGTTCAAGCCATTCCATTAGGTATTTGGGCTGCCAAAAATAAGGTGGTGAATAAAGTGCTAAAACCAGTACTGGATTTAATGCAAACAATGCCTGCATTTGTGTATTTAATTCCTGCTGTATTATTCTTTAGTATCGGAAAATTACCTGGAGCTTTTGCAACGGTAATTTTTGCTATGCCTCCGGCTGTTCGACTAACTACTTTAGGTATACAGCAAGTTCCTCAGGATATTGTAGAAGCGGCGAGGGCATTCGGTGCTACCAACAGACAAATCTTACAAAAGGTAGAGTTACCATTGGCTTTAAACACCATTCTAGCCGGAGTAAATCAAACTATAATGATGGCTTTATCAATGGTGGTAATTGCAGGTATGATTGCTGCCGGAGGACTAGGTGAGAAAGTATTAGAAGGTATCAATAACCTTGATATAGGCTTAGGTTTCGAAAGTGGTTTAGCTGTGGTTATTTTAGCCATTATACTTGACCGAATTACCCAAGCTTTAGGACAAAAAAAGAAATAA
- a CDS encoding glycine betaine/L-proline ABC transporter ATP-binding protein → MMEKQDHKIAVKDLTLIFGKNKSAALKLLEQGKTKAEVLEKTGCTIGVNKANFEINTGEVFVIMGLSGSGKSTLLRCLNRLIEPTSGDVLVNGENITKETNEELLETRRTEMSMVFQKFALLPHRSILENTAFGLEIRGEEKEERLKKAQEALETVGLKGFENQKPDQLSGGMQQRVGLARALANNPEVLLMDEAFSALDPLIKSDMQDELLELQDKLQKTIVFITHDLDEAIKIGDRIAIMKDGVIEQIGTAEDIIRHPASDYVKAFVEKVDRKTIVTAESLMFRKPTVVQLGKDGPEGVLRKMRQIDINVLPVIDKNKSFQGFLWLPQVLKAVKQNAPSFEEFITTEVPSVYAHYTVEDMLPLITETKTPIAVVDEETNRLKGIVAQTSLIIEATRFDKDEIADLKEQAIDQ, encoded by the coding sequence ATGATGGAAAAGCAAGATCATAAAATAGCAGTTAAAGACCTGACTCTGATCTTCGGAAAAAATAAATCAGCTGCTTTAAAGCTTTTAGAGCAAGGTAAAACAAAGGCTGAAGTATTAGAAAAAACAGGCTGTACAATTGGTGTAAACAAAGCCAATTTTGAAATTAATACTGGCGAAGTATTTGTTATAATGGGATTATCCGGTAGTGGAAAATCAACATTACTTCGTTGTTTAAATCGATTAATAGAACCTACTTCGGGTGATGTATTGGTAAATGGAGAAAACATTACCAAAGAAACTAATGAAGAGCTTTTAGAAACACGTCGTACAGAAATGAGTATGGTGTTTCAGAAGTTTGCTTTGTTGCCGCACAGAAGTATTCTTGAAAATACCGCTTTTGGTCTTGAGATCAGAGGGGAAGAGAAAGAAGAACGACTTAAAAAGGCGCAAGAAGCATTAGAAACGGTTGGTTTAAAGGGTTTTGAAAATCAAAAGCCTGATCAATTGTCGGGAGGAATGCAGCAGCGTGTTGGTTTGGCAAGAGCTTTGGCAAATAATCCTGAGGTATTGTTAATGGATGAAGCTTTCTCGGCGCTCGATCCATTGATCAAATCTGATATGCAGGATGAATTACTTGAGTTACAAGATAAATTGCAAAAAACCATTGTTTTTATTACGCACGATTTAGATGAAGCCATTAAAATTGGTGATCGTATTGCCATCATGAAAGATGGTGTGATAGAACAAATAGGTACTGCAGAAGATATTATTCGTCATCCGGCCAGCGATTATGTAAAAGCTTTTGTTGAAAAAGTTGATCGTAAAACCATTGTTACGGCAGAGTCTTTAATGTTTAGAAAACCTACTGTTGTGCAATTGGGTAAAGATGGACCAGAAGGAGTTCTTCGAAAAATGAGGCAAATTGATATTAACGTGTTGCCGGTAATCGATAAAAATAAGTCATTTCAAGGTTTCTTATGGTTACCTCAGGTGTTGAAAGCGGTAAAACAAAATGCCCCTTCGTTTGAAGAATTTATAACAACAGAAGTGCCTAGCGTATATGCTCATTACACTGTTGAGGATATGTTGCCGCTTATTACTGAGACAAAAACACCCATTGCCGTAGTTGATGAAGAAACTAACAGGTTAAAAGGTATTGTGGCGCAAACATCTCTAATCATTGAGGCTACCCGATTTGATAAAGATGAAATAGCAGATTTAAAAGAACAAGCAATCGATCAATAA